Proteins from a genomic interval of Stenotrophomonas sp. 24(2023):
- the bioD gene encoding dethiobiotin synthase codes for MHLPATLPPAVFVTGTDTEIGKTASSTALLHALRRRGLRAVGMKPVASGSQDLGQGLRNEDALALQAASWPVPAYADLNPYALRQPLAPELAAAEDGVTVALAPIMAAFQRLQAQADIVVVEGVGGWLAPVSATLDQIDLVRALQLPVVLVVGLRLGCVNHARLTAEALQARGVDCLGWIGNHIDPAMQRQDENVATLVQRLPMPCWGRLPHLPGADGETLSRYLQDG; via the coding sequence CGTGTTCGTCACCGGGACCGATACCGAGATCGGCAAGACCGCCAGCAGCACTGCGCTGCTGCACGCCCTGCGCCGGCGCGGCCTGCGCGCGGTCGGCATGAAGCCGGTGGCCAGCGGCAGCCAGGACCTGGGGCAGGGGCTGCGCAACGAGGATGCGCTGGCCCTGCAGGCGGCCAGCTGGCCGGTACCGGCCTACGCGGACCTGAACCCGTATGCGCTGCGCCAGCCGCTGGCCCCGGAACTGGCGGCCGCCGAGGACGGGGTGACGGTGGCACTGGCCCCGATCATGGCGGCCTTCCAGCGCCTGCAGGCGCAGGCGGACATCGTGGTGGTGGAGGGGGTGGGCGGCTGGCTGGCACCGGTGTCGGCCACGCTGGACCAGATCGATCTGGTGCGCGCGCTGCAGCTGCCGGTGGTGCTGGTGGTCGGCCTGCGGCTGGGCTGCGTGAACCACGCGCGGCTGACGGCCGAAGCCCTGCAGGCGCGCGGCGTGGACTGCCTGGGCTGGATCGGCAACCACATCGACCCGGCCATGCAGCGCCAGGACGAGAACGTGGCCACGCTGGTGCAGCGCCTGCCGATGCCGTGCTGGGGCCGGCTGCCGCACCTGCCCGGTGCCGACGGTGAAACCCTGTCGCGGTACCTGCAGGACGGTTGA
- a CDS encoding PLP-dependent aminotransferase family protein gives MDTDHAATATPPRYQRLSDELADAIHGGRLPVGSRLPSLRQMASQRGLSLNTVIAAYRQLEDAGLVIPRAKAGFEVAPRLSAPERSLRDVPSLPNAPGQLALMERVLAAQRQPGVVDLAFAGPRGRQFYPAAQLARHTALVLRHGQQTLERYARPNGSQRLLAQIVRRGPRMGLHTTAERLQLTHGGMEALQLALRAVTSPGDAVGIEAPSYFNLYPLLSHLGLRAIELPTHPQTGLDVDAVETLLDSTPLAALMVMPTVHNPLGCTMPVAAKQRLATLVNARRLPLIEDAVYADLQFSEPPAPLLKAFDRDGWVMVVAGFSKTLAPDYRIGWLDGGRFAERIALLKFQTSGAEPQLLGDAVASYLESGTYEHHLRRLRRLYRDQVGRLRQLVAEHFPASTRATEPQGGFLLWLELPGVDTRELFEQALAENIVFMPGQVYSRGARYRHCLRLSCCQTLDARFIGAVQRVGELARELDAQR, from the coding sequence ATGGATACAGATCACGCGGCAACGGCCACGCCGCCACGCTACCAGCGCCTGTCCGATGAACTGGCCGATGCCATCCACGGCGGCCGCCTGCCGGTGGGCAGCCGCCTGCCGTCGCTGCGGCAGATGGCCAGCCAGCGCGGGCTGAGCCTGAACACCGTGATTGCCGCCTACCGCCAGCTGGAAGATGCCGGCCTGGTGATTCCGCGCGCCAAGGCCGGCTTCGAGGTAGCCCCGCGGCTGTCGGCACCGGAACGGTCCCTGCGCGATGTGCCTTCGCTGCCCAACGCCCCGGGGCAACTGGCCCTGATGGAACGGGTACTGGCCGCACAACGGCAGCCCGGCGTGGTCGACCTGGCCTTCGCCGGCCCCCGTGGGCGCCAGTTCTATCCGGCCGCTCAGCTGGCGCGGCACACCGCGCTGGTGCTGCGCCATGGCCAGCAGACACTGGAACGCTACGCGCGCCCGAACGGTTCGCAGCGGCTGCTGGCGCAGATCGTGCGCCGCGGCCCGCGCATGGGCCTGCACACCACCGCCGAACGCCTGCAGCTCACCCACGGCGGCATGGAGGCGCTGCAGCTGGCGCTGCGTGCGGTGACCTCGCCCGGTGATGCGGTGGGCATCGAGGCCCCTTCCTATTTCAATCTGTACCCGCTGCTTTCGCACCTGGGCCTGCGCGCCATCGAGCTGCCCACCCACCCGCAGACCGGGCTGGACGTGGATGCAGTGGAGACCCTGCTGGACAGCACGCCGCTGGCCGCCCTGATGGTGATGCCGACCGTGCACAACCCGCTGGGCTGCACCATGCCGGTGGCCGCCAAGCAGCGCCTGGCCACGCTGGTCAACGCACGCAGGCTGCCGCTGATCGAAGATGCGGTGTATGCCGACCTGCAGTTCAGCGAGCCACCGGCACCGCTGCTGAAGGCGTTCGACCGCGATGGCTGGGTGATGGTGGTGGCCGGGTTTTCCAAGACACTGGCGCCGGACTACCGCATCGGCTGGCTCGATGGTGGCCGCTTCGCCGAACGCATCGCTCTGCTGAAATTCCAGACCAGTGGTGCCGAGCCGCAGCTGCTCGGCGATGCGGTGGCCTCGTACCTGGAATCGGGCACCTACGAACACCACCTGCGGCGCCTGCGCCGCCTCTACCGCGACCAGGTCGGCCGGCTGCGCCAGCTGGTGGCCGAGCACTTCCCCGCCAGCACGCGGGCCACCGAACCGCAGGGCGGTTTCCTGCTGTGGCTGGAACTGCCCGGCGTGGACACGCGCGAACTGTTCGAGCAGGCCCTTGCCGAAAACATCGTGTTCATGCCCGGCCAGGTGTATTCACGCGGCGCGCGCTACCGCCATTGCCTGCGCCTGTCCTGCTGCCAGACGCTGGACGCGCGCTTCATCGGCGCGGTGCAGCGCGTGGGTGAACTCGCCCGGGAACTGGACGCCCAGCGGTAG